The following proteins are co-located in the Solea solea chromosome 21, fSolSol10.1, whole genome shotgun sequence genome:
- the unk gene encoding RING finger protein unkempt homolog isoform X2, translating to MSKTHSQPPQSSAATTTGGTSSSSPAGGSTSPATVLNVQPEKPQHYTYLKEFRTEQCPLFVQHKCTQHRPFSCFHWHFLNQRRRRPIRRRDGTFNYSPDVYCTKYDEGSGTCPDGDECPFLHRTAGDTERRYHLRYYKTGSCIHETDSKGHCSKNGSHCAFAHGSHDLRSPVYDIREVQVMETQGGSGASEGGGGGGDGQSGQAASTALIEKILSEEPRWQDNNYVLSHYKTELCKKPPRLCRQGYACPYYHNSKDRRRSPHKHKYRALPCPAVKQSEEWGDPSKCEGAEGCQYCHTRTEQQFHPEIYKSTKCNDMQQCGSCPRGPFCAFAHIEKPFIPDEPSIPSPSSPPPPRPPDPLPVQEAPSSPSGMSMGHGTGSMSDPFSLSAGSCAAERGLLGNVLSLCEELSGAVEPLSPWAGEGGYGRAPGFEREDQAKHRSFALEQRNKEFASAQSKQDLLVFLPVGSPLSLSSSIPSSLAATPPSPAPLGPLGSGITSGMNANALPFYPTSETVESVVESALDDLDLNDFGVSALERSLESSSALPSVGVMLGGSQLQSSAPVNIPGSFSSSAPFSSPSPSPPIRPHTSPFFSSHLSQHGQSESSFLGPSHSSLGLNGMSTNIWEHFPSGQGSPGTPPALLPSGPCVEATRLKQELEEAHRTLKQWGHSWRHTAQVVVGHGEGRHGGVARPRDTGSHGGGENQAG from the exons atgtctaaaacgCACTCGCAGCCCCCGCAGTCTTCGGCAGCGACGACTACCGGGGGCACCTCTTCGTCCTCACCCGCGGGGGGTTCGACATCTCCCGCAACCGTGTTGAACGTGCAGCCCGAGAAACCTCAGCATTACAC ATATCTGAAGGAGTTCAGGACTGAGCAATGCCCCCTGTTTGTGCAGCACAAATGTACACAACACAGGCCCTTCTCCTGTTTTCACTGGCACTTCTTGAACCAGCGGCGCCGCAGGCCTATTCGCCGGCGGGATGGGACGTTCAACTACAGCCCAGATGTTTACTGCACCAAATATGATGAGGGGTCAGGCACCTGTCCTGATGGAGATGA atgCCCATTTCTACACCGGACAGCAGGTGACACAGAGCGCAGATACCACCTTCGCTACTATAAAACGGGATCCTGTATCCATGAAACTGATTCAAAAGGCCACTGCAGCAAAAATGGCTCCCACTGTGCCTTTGCACATGGGTCACATGACTTGCGCAGCCCTGTCTATGATATCAG AGAGGTGCAGGTGATGGAGACTCAGGGAGGCTCAGGAGCCTCAgagggaggtggtggaggaggagacggaCAGTCAGGACAAGCAGCGAGTACTGCACTTATAGAGAAGATACTTAGCGAGGAACCACGTTGGCAAG ATAACAATTATGTGCTGTCCCACTACAAGACAGAGCTGTGTAAGAAACCGCCACGTCTATGCCGTCAAGGTTATGCCTGTCCGTATTACCATAACAGCAAAGACAGGAGACGCAGCccgcacaaacacaaatacag aGCATTGCCATGTCCTGCAGTTAAACAGAGCGAGGAATGGGGGGATCCCAGTAAATGTGAGGGAGCAGAGGGATGTCAGTATTGTCACACCAGAACAGAGCAGCAGTTCCACCCAGAG ATCTACAAATCCACAAAGTGTAATGACATGCAGCAGTGCGGTAGCTGTCCCCGAGGGCCCTTCTGTGCCTTTGCTCATATTGAAA AGCCTTTTATTCCAGATGAACCATCAATCCCCTCTCCCAGCTCCCCTCCACCCCCCAGACCTCCTGACCCTCTTCCCGTTCAGGAGGCCCCTTCAAGCCCCAGTGGAATGAGCATGGGGCACGGGACTGGTTCCATGTCAGACCCCTTTTCCCTGTCTGCCGGGTCATGTGCAGCAGAGCGCGGGCTGCTGGGCAATGTTCTGTCCTTGTGTGAGGAGTTGAGCGGAGCAGTAGAGCCTCTGTCTCCGTGGGCAGGAGAAGGAGGATACGGCAGGGCGCCGGGGTTTGAGAGGGAGGACCAGGCCAAGCACAGGAGTTTTGCTCTAGAGCAGCGCAATAAAGAATTTGCATCAGCACAAAGCAAACAG GACCTGTTAGTGTTTTTACCAGTGGGCAGCCCTTTGAGCTTGTCCTCCAGCATCCCCTCGAGTCTGGCCGCTACTCCTCCGAGTCCTGCCCCTCTTGGACCACTGGGCTCAGGCATCACCTCGGGCATGAATGCTAACGCTCTGCCTTTTTACCCCACGAGTGAGACGGTGGAATCTGTAGTAG AATCAGCCTTGGATGATCTTGACCTGAATGATTTTGGTGTGTCGGCACTGGAGAGGAGTTTGGAGAGCAGCTCTGCTTTGCCAAGTGTGGGAGTAATGCTGG gaggtaGCCAGCTTCAGAGTTCTGCCCCTGTCAACATCCCCGGATCCTTTAGCAGCTCTGCTCCTTTCAGCTCGCCTTCACCGTCTCCTCCAATTAGGCCTCACACGtctcctttcttttcctctcaccTGTCGCAGCAtggccaatcagagagcagctTCTTAGGTCCTTCACATAGCTCTTTAG GTCTAAATGGTATGAGTACAAATATCTGGGAGCACTTTCCATCCGGGCAGGGGTCCCCCGGGACACCCCCTGCCCTTCTGCCCTCTGGCCCCTGTGTAGAGGCCACCAGGCTCAAACAGGAGCTGGAGGAAGCTCACAGGACGCTGAAGCAGTGGGGTCACAGCTGGAGACACACAGctcaggtag TCGTGGGCCACGGTGAAGGCCGACACGGAGGAGTCGCGCGCCCACGCGACACGGGCAGCCATGGAGGTGGAGAGAACCAggcaggctga
- the LOC131448747 gene encoding arf-GAP with dual PH domain-containing protein 1-like, with amino-acid sequence MAQEPEGDNRLLQDVLVRPGNESCADCGNPEPDWASLTLGVFVCQACSLLHRSIPHITRVKSVQDTWDAGEVELMAAMGNNAAKAKYEQKVPAFYYRPTHSDCKLLREQWIRAKYERNEFEFIEKQEPYSAGYREGFLWKRGRDNGQFLSRKFILSEREGALKYFNKQDARDPKALMKIETLNATFQPAKIGNPCGLQITYLKDNSTRNIFVYHSDAKEMVDWFNAIRAARFHYLQVAFPGASDEELVPKLTRNFMKEGFMEKTGPKHTEGFKKRWFTMDDRRLMYFKDPLDAYARGEVFIGSKENSYTVLSGLPPSTQGYHWNHGITIVTPDRKFLFACETEAEQREWISAFQRVINRPMRPQEYAVEAHFKHKP; translated from the exons ATGGCGCAGGAACCGGAGGGAGACAACCGGCTCCTGCAGGACGTGCTGGTGAGACCCGGGAACGAGTCGTGCGCTGACTGCGGCAATCCAG AGCCAGACTGGGCATCGCTGACTTTGGGCGTGTTTGTTTGCCAGGCCTGCTCGCTCCTTCACCGGAGCATCCCCCACATCACCCGAGTAAAGTCTGTCCAGGACACGTGGGATGCTGGCGAGGTGGAG TTAATGGCTGCTATGGGAAACAATGCAGCCAAGGCCAAATATGAGCAGAAGGTTCCTGCTTTCTACTACAGACCAACACACAGTGATTGCAA GCTGTTGAGAGAGCAGTGGATCAGAGCCAAGTATGAAAGGAACGAGTTTGAGTTCATCGAGAAACAGGAGCCTTATTCTGCAG GGTACCGAGAGGGGTTTCTATGGAAACGAGGGCGAGACAACGGTCAGTTCCTCAGCCGAAAGTTCATCCTGTCGGAAAGGGAGGGAGCGCTGAAGTACTTCAACAAGCAGGAC GCCAGAGATCCCAAGGCGCTGATGAAAATCGAGACCCTGAATGCAACCTTCCAGCCGGCCAAGATCGGAAACCCGTGCGGCCTGCAGATCACCTACCTGAAAGACAACAGCACAAGGAACATCTTCGTCTACCACAGTGACGCTAAG GAGATGGTCGACTGGTTCAACGCGATCAGAGCAGCCAGGTTCCACTACCTGCAGGTGGCTTTTCCGGGAGCAAGTGACGAGGAG CTGGTGCCCAAACTGACCAGAAACTTTATGAAGGAAGGATTTATGGAGAAAACAGGCCCCAAG CACACAGAAGGTTTTAAAAAGAGGTGGTTCACCATGGACGACAGGAGACTCATGTATTTTAAAGACCCACTG GACGCTTACGCCCGCGGTGAGGTCTTCATCGGCAGTAAGGAGAACAGCTACACCGTCCTGTCCGGCTTGCCCCCGTCCACCCAGGGCTACCACTGGAACCACGGCATCACCATCGTCACACCGGACAGGAAGTTTCTGTTCGCCTGCGAGACGGAGGCCGAGCAACGGGAATGGATATCGGCTTTTCAGCGCGTCATCAATCGACCAATGAGACCACAGGAATATGCTG TGGAGGCTCATTTCAAACACAAGCCCTGA
- the unk gene encoding RING finger protein unkempt homolog isoform X1, protein MSKTHSQPPQSSAATTTGGTSSSSPAGGSTSPATVLNVQPEKPQHYTYLKEFRTEQCPLFVQHKCTQHRPFSCFHWHFLNQRRRRPIRRRDGTFNYSPDVYCTKYDEGSGTCPDGDECPFLHRTAGDTERRYHLRYYKTGSCIHETDSKGHCSKNGSHCAFAHGSHDLRSPVYDIREVQVMETQGGSGASEGGGGGGDGQSGQAASTALIEKILSEEPRWQDNNYVLSHYKTELCKKPPRLCRQGYACPYYHNSKDRRRSPHKHKYRALPCPAVKQSEEWGDPSKCEGAEGCQYCHTRTEQQFHPEIYKSTKCNDMQQCGSCPRGPFCAFAHIEKPFIPDEPSIPSPSSPPPPRPPDPLPVQEAPSSPSGMSMGHGTGSMSDPFSLSAGSCAAERGLLGNVLSLCEELSGAVEPLSPWAGEGGYGRAPGFEREDQAKHRSFALEQRNKEFASAQSKQDLLVFLPVGSPLSLSSSIPSSLAATPPSPAPLGPLGSGITSGMNANALPFYPTSETVESVVESALDDLDLNDFGVSALERSLESSSALPSVGVMLGGSQLQSSAPVNIPGSFSSSAPFSSPSPSPPIRPHTSPFFSSHLSQHGQSESSFLGPSHSSLGLNGMSTNIWEHFPSGQGSPGTPPALLPSGPCVEATRLKQELEEAHRTLKQWGHSWRHTAQSWATVKADTEESRAHATRAAMEVERTRQAEEEAQRQVTLLQEALESLRSGDNPHLALHQLQLLHRLPMESVLSLQAQLCSCLHAVEQVVFRKQRQCCVTCGKPGSAFLPCGHGLQCESCSASTECPLCPEQTLDQQRS, encoded by the exons atgtctaaaacgCACTCGCAGCCCCCGCAGTCTTCGGCAGCGACGACTACCGGGGGCACCTCTTCGTCCTCACCCGCGGGGGGTTCGACATCTCCCGCAACCGTGTTGAACGTGCAGCCCGAGAAACCTCAGCATTACAC ATATCTGAAGGAGTTCAGGACTGAGCAATGCCCCCTGTTTGTGCAGCACAAATGTACACAACACAGGCCCTTCTCCTGTTTTCACTGGCACTTCTTGAACCAGCGGCGCCGCAGGCCTATTCGCCGGCGGGATGGGACGTTCAACTACAGCCCAGATGTTTACTGCACCAAATATGATGAGGGGTCAGGCACCTGTCCTGATGGAGATGA atgCCCATTTCTACACCGGACAGCAGGTGACACAGAGCGCAGATACCACCTTCGCTACTATAAAACGGGATCCTGTATCCATGAAACTGATTCAAAAGGCCACTGCAGCAAAAATGGCTCCCACTGTGCCTTTGCACATGGGTCACATGACTTGCGCAGCCCTGTCTATGATATCAG AGAGGTGCAGGTGATGGAGACTCAGGGAGGCTCAGGAGCCTCAgagggaggtggtggaggaggagacggaCAGTCAGGACAAGCAGCGAGTACTGCACTTATAGAGAAGATACTTAGCGAGGAACCACGTTGGCAAG ATAACAATTATGTGCTGTCCCACTACAAGACAGAGCTGTGTAAGAAACCGCCACGTCTATGCCGTCAAGGTTATGCCTGTCCGTATTACCATAACAGCAAAGACAGGAGACGCAGCccgcacaaacacaaatacag aGCATTGCCATGTCCTGCAGTTAAACAGAGCGAGGAATGGGGGGATCCCAGTAAATGTGAGGGAGCAGAGGGATGTCAGTATTGTCACACCAGAACAGAGCAGCAGTTCCACCCAGAG ATCTACAAATCCACAAAGTGTAATGACATGCAGCAGTGCGGTAGCTGTCCCCGAGGGCCCTTCTGTGCCTTTGCTCATATTGAAA AGCCTTTTATTCCAGATGAACCATCAATCCCCTCTCCCAGCTCCCCTCCACCCCCCAGACCTCCTGACCCTCTTCCCGTTCAGGAGGCCCCTTCAAGCCCCAGTGGAATGAGCATGGGGCACGGGACTGGTTCCATGTCAGACCCCTTTTCCCTGTCTGCCGGGTCATGTGCAGCAGAGCGCGGGCTGCTGGGCAATGTTCTGTCCTTGTGTGAGGAGTTGAGCGGAGCAGTAGAGCCTCTGTCTCCGTGGGCAGGAGAAGGAGGATACGGCAGGGCGCCGGGGTTTGAGAGGGAGGACCAGGCCAAGCACAGGAGTTTTGCTCTAGAGCAGCGCAATAAAGAATTTGCATCAGCACAAAGCAAACAG GACCTGTTAGTGTTTTTACCAGTGGGCAGCCCTTTGAGCTTGTCCTCCAGCATCCCCTCGAGTCTGGCCGCTACTCCTCCGAGTCCTGCCCCTCTTGGACCACTGGGCTCAGGCATCACCTCGGGCATGAATGCTAACGCTCTGCCTTTTTACCCCACGAGTGAGACGGTGGAATCTGTAGTAG AATCAGCCTTGGATGATCTTGACCTGAATGATTTTGGTGTGTCGGCACTGGAGAGGAGTTTGGAGAGCAGCTCTGCTTTGCCAAGTGTGGGAGTAATGCTGG gaggtaGCCAGCTTCAGAGTTCTGCCCCTGTCAACATCCCCGGATCCTTTAGCAGCTCTGCTCCTTTCAGCTCGCCTTCACCGTCTCCTCCAATTAGGCCTCACACGtctcctttcttttcctctcaccTGTCGCAGCAtggccaatcagagagcagctTCTTAGGTCCTTCACATAGCTCTTTAG GTCTAAATGGTATGAGTACAAATATCTGGGAGCACTTTCCATCCGGGCAGGGGTCCCCCGGGACACCCCCTGCCCTTCTGCCCTCTGGCCCCTGTGTAGAGGCCACCAGGCTCAAACAGGAGCTGGAGGAAGCTCACAGGACGCTGAAGCAGTGGGGTCACAGCTGGAGACACACAGctcag TCGTGGGCCACGGTGAAGGCCGACACGGAGGAGTCGCGCGCCCACGCGACACGGGCAGCCATGGAGGTGGAGAGAACCAggcaggctgaggaggaggcgCAGAGACAGGTCACTCTCCTGCAGGAGGCGCTGGAGAGCTTAAGGAGCGGGGACAACCCACATCTAGCGCTGCATCAGCTGCAGCTACTGCACAGACTGCCGATGGAGTCGGTGCTGAGTTTGCAGGCTCAGCTTTGTAGCTGCTTACATGCTGTAGAACAG GTTGTGTTCAGGAAACAGAGGCAGTGCTGTGTGACGTGTGGCAAGCCTGGCTCGGCGTTCCTGCCCTGCGGCCACGGACTACAGTGCGAGAGCTGCTCCGCCTCCACAGAGTGCCCGCTCTGCCCTGAACAGACCCTGGACCAACAGCGCTCTTGA
- the unc13d gene encoding protein unc-13 homolog D, producing MSSERKEKRDNKLLQTPDQGNGSTVRKQISPAHARRIGLTRKLPFRRDLVENENPEEKARRHKELELKPLYKELLYTIAHAMGKPSSSEDVTESQLQQYLKEAFTMTEAEHSSLLEKVQSTEPPVYCLMATVKEAKGILGKDVSGFSDPYCMLTILEDEQENLTRQSRAKPCKSVVKDATSVDKIYQTDIKKQTLNPIWNQTFILEFGDVVGASFHLEMWDKDEEVSLTQKLEEIKTNFNSLRRMIKEAKKEKGTDDFLGNIILKLKDLHSTEDNWYNLQPRTETYPDRGQCHLNLKFIHKERDGTLSAGRSAYINYCGILQQCVQAYISKQQGSGPWKGALCVEAQTLLELYATQNDLSPFLQDLAKWVAYSKLYQSLEVDSSVLFQQLTSIEYHWHQQQLPHQQKQELGDSLHGFLQYGLCLVTKYRDIFPPTTTSTPKLHTLLRILVQICKTRAFQKLNPAQVELNDEVSHAIQTGTQEWFNIKKGLHQPMTKDLPEIINALSSLIGEVREDIKHNKDVWNRVFVSAVQVDVFTVVYKTFDSLLANEVKGTLLLMEGQMEQHLANSLFSVYLNLQAIHKEKAFLQKRGLLELTNFHEDFREALPYWLNEAFSKTQDRVERAVRVDQLQPLQTGSVPIKHSSSAVDLVACIQPIYYLWEQLSWPDPEEAFMLMVKVTEDVCKIVVNYCHILKERVKVLSENSDHGSAINMLCVVVNDLEHLRSFLTRLPTQLNWTGLRDRTQNVIGESQFHNTLPSQLQQAQSILSREIRSALDTLGKKINTDIATYIRSMSTRQRLPSKSTEDAAAPLMQYLEQELKYMNENLVQENFNSLLTPLWNHSVKIIYQVATQHPQQEGFMVFCQRLLYTLQCLELSFHAEGNGLPMNDLHSDDYKTLKAYLTHNALSSQELIQKFFDRKIKEQNTHSGEKYGAVTLLTSYRRSDQRLRVEVLNAVNLLPMDYNGFSDPFVQLCLEPYHIFPEIETRCTKIKSCDLNPLFDEVFEFLVSLDQCKAPGACLVVTVLDHDIFRTDDFQGEAFLGLKAIPGVSGAKEGEGLSLRPDSPPAQMRLPLMHPKPNEDSILALLESRRGERDAQALVKRRRQREKQSLINTETSS from the exons ATGTCGAgtgaaagaaaggagaaaagagacaacaaactCCTGCAAACACCGGACCAG GGAAACGGCTCAACAGTTCGCAAACAG ATTTCACCCGCTCACGCTCGTAGAATCGGGCTGACGAGAAAACTGCCGTTCAGGAGG GATTTGGTGGAAAATGAGAACCCAGAAGAGAAAGCGCGGAGACACAAGGAGCTGGAG CTGAAGCCTCTGTACAaggagctgctttacaccatcGCCCACGCGATGGGTAAACCGTCGTCCTCTGAGGACGTCACAGAAAGCCAACTTCAGCAGTACCTCAAGGAG GCTTTCACTATGACAGAGGCAGAGCACAGCAGTCTTTTGGAAAAAGTGCAGAGCACCGAG CCTCCCGTTTACTGCCTGATGGCCACAGTGAAGGAAGCAAAGGGAATCTTGGGAAAAGATGTCAGTG GTTTTAGTGACCCATACTGCATGCTGACCATACTGGAGGATGAACAAGAGAATCTGACACGCCAGTCCAGAGCCAAACCCTGTAAGTCAGTTGTAAAAGACGCCACATCGGTTGACAAAATCTACCAAACGGACATAAAGAAGCAGACGCTGAATCCCATCTGGAACCAAACCTTCATCCT AGAGTTTGGAGATGTCGTTGGTGCCAGCTTCCACCTTGAGATGTG GGATAAGGATGAAGAGGTGTCACTCACTCAGAAACTGGAGGAGATCAAAACCAACTTTAACAGTTTGAGAAG GATGATCAAGGAGGCCAAAAAGGAGAAAGGCACAGACGACTTTTTGGGAAACATAATCTTAAAATTGAag GATCTCCACTCTACTGAAGATAACTGGTACAACCTCCAGCCCCGAACGGAAACGTATCCTGATCGCGGCCAGTGCCACCTCAATCTCAAGTTCATCCATAAAGAG AGAGATGGGACGCTGAGTGCCGGCCGGAGCGCCTACATCAACTACTGTGGCATCCTGCAGCAGTGTGTTCAAGCGTACATCTCCAAACAGCAG GGATCTGGTCCATGGAAAGGAGCGTTGTGCGTCGAGGCCCAGACTCTGCTCGAGCTTTACGCTACACAGAACGACCTCTCACCGTTCCTGCAGGACCTGGC gaagtgggtgGCTTACAGTAAACTGTATCAGAGCTTGGAGGTGGACTCCTCTGTGCTCTTCCAGCAACTCACCAGTATAGAATACCActggcatcagcagcagctgcccCACCAGCAG AAACAGGAACTTGGTGACTCTCTTCATGGTTTCCTGCAATACGGACTGTGTCTCGTGACCAAATACAGAGACATCTTCCCCCCAACCACCACTTCTACTCCAAAACTACACACACTGCTCAG aatcTTAGTCCAGATCTGTAAGACTCGGGCATTTCAGAAACTGAACCCAGCTCAGGTGGAGCTGAATGATGAGGTCAGCCATGCCATACAG ACAGGCACACAGGAGtggtttaacattaaaaagggTTTGCATCAGCCAATGACTAAG GACCTGCCGGAGATTATTAACGCCCTCTCCAGTTTGATTGGGGAGGTGCGAGAAGACATAAAGCACAACAAAGACGTCTGGAACAGGGTATTTGTAAG TGCTGTGCAGGTGGACGTCTTCACCGTTGTCTATAAGACGTTCGACTCCCTG CTGGCAAATGAGGTGAAGGGAACGTTGTTGCTGATGGAGGGTCAGATGGAGCAGCATCTTGCCAATAGTCTGTTCTCCGTGTACCTGAACCTCCAGGCCATCCATAAAGAGAAGGCCTTCCTGCAGAAAAG GGGATTACTGGAGCTGACAAACTTTCATGAGGACTTCAGAGAGGCTCTACCATACTGGCTCAACGAGGCGTTCAGCAAAACTCAGGACAGAGTGGAGCGGGCTGTGCGGGTGGACCAG CTCCAGCCCCTGCAGACTGGTTCGGTGCCAATAAAGCACAGTTCCTCAGCAGTGGATCTGGTGGCTTGTATCCAGCCCATCTACTACCTGTGGGAGCAGCTGTCCTGGCCTGACCCTGAGGAGGCCTTTATGCTCATGGTCAAAGTCACTGAG GACGTATGTAAGATTGTGGTGAACTACTGTCACATCCTGAAGGAGAGGGTCAAAGTGCTGTCAGAGAACTCTGACCACGGCAGTGCAATAAACATG TTGTGTGTGGTAGTAAACGACCTGGAACACTTAAGGTCCTTCCTAACTAGACTCCCTACGCAGCTGAACTGGACAGGGCTTCGAGATCGGACTCAGAATGTCATAGGGGAAAGCCAGTTCCACAACACGCTGCCCTCGCAGCTTCAGCAGGCTCAGAGCATCCTCAGCCGAGAGATCCGCTCTGCTTTAGACACTCTCGGGAAAAAG ATCAATACAGACATTGCGACTTACATTAGAAGCATGTCGACCAGGCAGCGGCTTCCCTCCAAGTCCACAGAAGAT GCTGCAGCCCCTCTGATGCAGTACCTAGAGCAAGAGTTGAAGTACATGAATGAAAACCTGGTCCAAGAGAACTTCAACAG CCTTCTGACTCCTTTGTGGAACCACTCAGTGAAGATCATCTACCAGGTCGCGACTCAGCATCCACAACAAGAAGGATTCATGGTGTTCTGCCAGAGGCTGCTGTATACACTGCAG TGTCTGGAGCTGAGCTTCCATGCAGAAGGAAATGGACTCCCTATGAATGATCTTCATTCTGATGATTATAAG ACTCTCAAAGCCTACCTGACTCACAATGCTCTGAGCAGCCAGGAGCTTATACAGAAGTTCTTTGACAGGAAAATAAAGGAGCAG aacacacacagtggagagaaataTGGCGCGGTCACCCTCCTCACGTCCTACAGGAGGTCAGACCAAAGACTCAGAGTTGAGGTTCTGAACGCAGTCAACCTCTTGCCAATGGACTACAATG GTTTTAGTGACCcgtttgtgcagctgtgtttGGAGCCTTACCACATCTTCCCTGAGATAGAAACTCGCTGCACTAAGATCAAAAGCTGTGATCTCAATCCCCTTTTCGACGAGGTTTTTGAGTT ccTGGTTTCCCTGGACCAGTGCAAGGCTCCAGGAGCTTGCCTGGTGGTGACTGTTCTCGACCACGACATCTTCAGGACAGATGACTTTCAAGGTGAGGCCTTCCTGGGACTCAAGGCCATACCAGGAGTCAGTGGAGCAAAGGAAGGAGAAGGTCTCTCCTTAAGGCCGGACAGCCCGCCCGCTCAGATGCGCCTGCCTCTGATGCATCCTAAACCTAATG aggACAGCATTCTGGCACTGCTGGAGTCCAGGAGAGGAGAACGGGATGCTCAGGCTTTGGTGAAGAGgcgaagacagagagagaagcagtCGCTGATTAACACAGAGACAAGTTCTTAA
- the LOC131448735 gene encoding cytochrome c oxidase assembly protein COX19, translated as MSTAMNFSSKSFKPRAPDKGSFPLDHFGECKDFKEKFMRCLKDNSYDNSLCRVQSKDYLECRMEHQLMAKEPLQKLGYKDLIDPPSPSGEADKNTKP; from the exons atgtccacTGCTATGAACTTCAGCTCCAAGTCTTTCAAACCTCGGGCTCCGGATAAAGGCTCTTTTCCTTTGGATCATTTCG GAGAGTGTAAAGACTTCAAGGAGAAGTTCATGAGATGTCTGAAGGACAACAGCTACGATAACTCCCTGTGTCGAGTGCAGTCCAAAGACTACCTGGAATGTCGGATGGAGCA TCAGCTGATGGCCAAGGAGCCGCTACAGAAACTGGGATACAAGGATCTGATTgatcctccttctccttcaggtgaagcagacaaaaacactaaaccCTGA